In the Candidatus Omnitrophota bacterium genome, one interval contains:
- a CDS encoding glycosyltransferase family 39 protein: protein MRNPTDHAPRFRQDWVWPALACLGLAFAVYFNSLGGDFLLDDFLVLFGEKGVENKSLAGLFTGYQWDFYRPAGHVFLWVCHRLFGGLAWPYHMANLVLFAVICFLNVLLVRKVSGDRALALLAGLLFAVHPINGMLVNYITASVIASAVIFAQLSFLFFLSYDGGTGRKGCYPASLLFFVLSLLSHEQAIVMPAYCVLYFIFLKPAPWQRAARVCLPYAVIAVAYLAFRFTVFSLTSTTHKTIPVFPPVEVYAAALFKLLAWYMEKLATGHGVLFLWTGDTVRPGSWEITTIGAAVMAGLVYWAFAKGRRGVLPFGLMVFLIGLAPMALASFAYYPFSEPIIEPHWFYFSSIGFFILAARGLIALRARINPKLGLALCAVLAGYLWMHALNHNALWRHQEIYCRYWLSLNAKNMTPYYGLGKSLLEKGGYDEAIGYFTRGLKAVDYYNAFILADLGYAEFLSGNAGRAGKFYEEALKMDPAYSVTHYYIGLLLLRDNDRAGAREAFRQAMRLYPKSKLYPKYMAIAEAIP, encoded by the coding sequence ATGCGTAACCCGACAGATCATGCGCCGCGCTTTCGGCAAGACTGGGTGTGGCCCGCGCTGGCGTGCCTGGGGCTGGCCTTTGCCGTTTATTTCAACAGTCTGGGCGGTGACTTTCTTCTGGATGATTTTCTGGTCCTGTTCGGCGAAAAGGGGGTCGAGAATAAGTCGCTGGCGGGATTGTTCACCGGCTATCAATGGGATTTCTACCGCCCGGCCGGGCATGTGTTCCTTTGGGTTTGCCACCGCCTGTTCGGCGGCCTGGCGTGGCCGTATCACATGGCCAACCTAGTTTTGTTCGCCGTCATTTGTTTTCTGAATGTTCTGCTGGTTCGCAAGGTTTCGGGGGACAGGGCGCTCGCCCTTCTGGCCGGGCTGTTGTTTGCCGTGCATCCCATCAACGGGATGCTGGTCAATTACATCACGGCCAGCGTCATCGCCTCTGCCGTGATCTTTGCCCAGTTGAGTTTTTTGTTTTTTTTGTCGTATGACGGCGGGACCGGGCGGAAGGGCTGTTATCCCGCCAGTCTCCTGTTCTTTGTCTTGTCGCTTTTGTCGCATGAGCAGGCCATTGTCATGCCGGCGTATTGTGTTTTGTATTTTATCTTTTTGAAACCGGCCCCCTGGCAGCGGGCGGCGCGTGTGTGCCTGCCGTACGCGGTGATTGCGGTCGCGTATCTGGCGTTCCGTTTCACGGTGTTCAGCCTGACCTCAACGACGCATAAAACCATCCCGGTATTTCCGCCGGTGGAGGTGTACGCGGCCGCGTTGTTCAAGCTTTTGGCCTGGTATATGGAAAAGCTTGCCACCGGGCACGGGGTCCTGTTCCTCTGGACCGGAGACACGGTCCGGCCCGGGTCCTGGGAAATCACGACGATCGGGGCGGCCGTGATGGCGGGACTGGTTTACTGGGCATTCGCGAAGGGGCGGCGCGGCGTTCTGCCGTTCGGCCTTATGGTTTTTCTGATCGGCCTTGCGCCGATGGCGCTGGCCAGTTTCGCCTATTACCCGTTTTCCGAGCCGATCATTGAGCCGCACTGGTTTTATTTTTCGTCCATCGGGTTTTTTATCCTCGCGGCCCGCGGTCTCATCGCGCTCCGGGCGCGCATCAACCCGAAACTGGGGCTCGCGCTGTGCGCGGTCCTCGCCGGGTATTTGTGGATGCATGCGCTGAATCACAACGCGCTGTGGCGCCATCAGGAGATTTACTGCCGCTACTGGCTGTCGCTGAACGCCAAAAATATGACGCCGTATTACGGCCTGGGCAAATCCTTGCTTGAAAAGGGCGGATACGACGAAGCCATCGGGTACTTTACGCGCGGGCTCAAGGCCGTGGATTACTACAACGCCTTTATCCTCGCCGACCTGGGGTACGCCGAATTTCTGTCCGGCAACGCGGGCAGGGCCGGCAAGTTTTACGAAGAGGCCCTGAAGATGGACCCGGCGTATTCCGTGACGCATTATTATATCGGGCTGCTTTTGCTGAGAGACAACGACCGGGCCGGAGCGCGGGAGGCGTTCCGGCAGGCGATGCGGCTGTATCCGAAATCGAAACTTTACCCTAAATACATGGCGATTGCCGAAGCGATCCCATAG
- a CDS encoding methionine--tRNA ligase subunit beta has product MVTIEEFKKLELVIAQIKEVQEHPDADRLYVLKVDTGKEIKQLVAGIRKSYTKEELIGRRVVVVNNLQPAVIRGQESQGMVLAATDEAGITVLKPDRDVALGSIVK; this is encoded by the coding sequence ATGGTTACCATCGAAGAATTCAAGAAATTGGAACTGGTCATCGCCCAGATCAAGGAGGTCCAGGAGCATCCGGACGCGGACCGGCTCTATGTCCTTAAAGTCGACACGGGCAAGGAAATTAAACAGCTGGTCGCCGGGATCCGCAAATCCTACACCAAGGAGGAGCTCATCGGCCGCCGGGTGGTCGTCGTCAATAACCTTCAGCCGGCCGTGATCCGCGGCCAGGAATCGCAGGGCATGGTTTTGGCCGCCACCGATGAGGCCGGGATCACGGTCCTGAAGCCGGACCGGGACGTGGCCCTGGGCAGTATTGTGAAATAG
- a CDS encoding secondary thiamine-phosphate synthase enzyme YjbQ, whose protein sequence is MSTKGDTDVIDITPKVRQILRSLKIKSGIVTVSVVGSTGALTTCEFEPGLVQDLKEIFEKLIPRGHYHHDQAWGDGNAHSHLRASLVGPSLTVPFKDHELILGTWQQIIFLDFDNRRRERKLVAQFMGE, encoded by the coding sequence ATGTCAACCAAAGGGGACACGGACGTGATCGACATCACGCCCAAGGTCCGGCAGATCCTGCGCAGTCTCAAGATCAAAAGCGGGATCGTGACCGTGAGCGTGGTCGGTTCCACCGGCGCCTTGACGACCTGCGAGTTCGAGCCCGGGCTTGTGCAGGACCTCAAGGAAATTTTTGAGAAACTGATCCCCCGGGGGCATTATCACCACGACCAGGCGTGGGGCGATGGCAACGCCCATTCGCACCTGCGCGCCTCCCTGGTGGGCCCGTCCTTGACCGTGCCCTTCAAGGACCATGAATTGATCCTCGGGACCTGGCAGCAGATCATCTTTCTGGATTTCGATAACCGCCGCCGGGAACGCAAGCTGGTTGCGCAGTTCATGGGGGAGTAA
- a CDS encoding YkgJ family cysteine cluster protein — MIKDMKPFVPSQVCLSCDGCCRFKEDTSAWRPQVSAEEIAQMTRTLGSGHTLARDSAPRASARGTSPKLADQVFLKTNVASDGRLKAIPHKDGCICTFFNPQHNTCGMYHARPFDCQLYPFLLTRRQGRAAVCVHLNCPYVQEKKDSAEFDAYAAYLREFFRRADVRDMLEKHPALIGDYSEYQDELQPLFELDLNLGG; from the coding sequence ATGATCAAGGACATGAAGCCATTCGTGCCTTCGCAGGTCTGTTTGTCCTGCGACGGCTGCTGCCGGTTCAAAGAAGACACCAGCGCGTGGCGGCCCCAGGTGAGCGCGGAGGAAATCGCGCAGATGACCCGGACCCTCGGCTCGGGTCATACCCTCGCTCGGGATTCCGCCCCACGGGCCTCTGCCCGTGGGACTTCACCGAAGCTGGCCGATCAGGTCTTCCTGAAGACCAACGTCGCTTCCGACGGCCGGCTCAAGGCCATTCCGCACAAAGACGGCTGTATCTGTACTTTTTTTAATCCCCAGCATAATACCTGCGGGATGTATCATGCCCGCCCGTTCGACTGTCAATTGTATCCTTTTTTGCTCACCCGGCGTCAGGGCCGCGCGGCGGTGTGCGTCCATCTGAACTGCCCTTATGTCCAGGAAAAAAAAGATTCGGCCGAGTTTGACGCGTATGCCGCGTATCTGCGGGAATTTTTCCGGCGGGCGGACGTGCGGGACATGTTGGAGAAGCATCCGGCGCTGATCGGCGATTATTCGGAATACCAGGACGAACTTCAACCCCTTTTCGAGCTTGATCTCAACCTCGGAGGTTGA
- a CDS encoding 3'-5' exonuclease: MTDIRDLQNQELVFFDVETTGLSPGNGDRVVEIAALKVKGLKPVARFHSLVDPRRDISWGAFAVNRITPEMLRGAPVAGEVLPEFLDFWGGACLVGHHVRFDLGFLMSELSLSGLSCPSPVHAIDTVRLARSVMPGLDRYSLVSVAYALGVADSQRHRAMEDVELTFAIFRKLLEKAAWVSSGLVVEFLGSCVEEYSVSV, from the coding sequence ATGACAGATATCCGCGATTTGCAAAATCAGGAGCTGGTGTTTTTCGACGTCGAAACCACGGGGCTCTCACCGGGCAACGGCGACCGTGTTGTCGAGATCGCGGCCTTGAAGGTCAAAGGGCTTAAGCCCGTGGCGCGGTTCCATTCCCTGGTGGATCCCCGCCGGGACATCTCCTGGGGCGCGTTCGCGGTCAACCGGATCACGCCGGAGATGCTGCGCGGCGCGCCGGTGGCCGGCGAGGTCCTGCCGGAATTTTTAGATTTCTGGGGCGGCGCCTGTCTGGTCGGCCACCATGTCCGCTTCGATTTGGGTTTTTTGATGAGCGAGTTGTCGCTGTCCGGCCTGTCCTGCCCGTCGCCGGTCCATGCCATCGACACGGTCCGGCTGGCCAGGTCGGTGATGCCGGGACTGGACAGATATTCGCTCGTTTCCGTGGCGTACGCCCTGGGTGTGGCCGACAGCCAGCGGCACCGGGCCATGGAAGACGTGGAGCTGACCTTTGCCATTTTTCGCAAACTGCTGGAAAAGGCGGCCTGGGTTTCCAGCGGATTGGTCGTGGAATTCCTGGGGTCCTGCGTCGAGGAATACTCTGTTTCCGTTTGA
- a CDS encoding anthranilate synthase component I family protein, with protein sequence MMDIFHESLDFSGRGFEVFSAFREKPYVFLLESSLASAPLGRFSFIGYDPYDVFSASGPRAFENLRRRFLKAGKTAPCRLTPFPAGMMGFLSYDLGLHFEGIKRRTPDDIGTPECLAGFYDTVITVDHVLKKLHITSTGLPEKSRALRRQRALARIRAARQRLSEGVAARFDAGRAPAGSFRSNFTKDGYRRAVRAALEHIRRGDIYQVNLSQRFCFEAGRGSGIGPVRLYESLRRLSPSSFGGYFDAGGFQIVSSSPERFLCLRGRNVETRPMKGTRPRGATSTQDRENRRELVQSPKDKAELLMITDLERNDLGRVCEYGSVRVRRMRTLEKYRTVYQATSTIEGALRRDRDAFDLLKACFPGGSITGCPKIRSMEVIEELEPSRRSLYTGSLGYISLSGNLDFNILIRTMLVKGRKVYFHAGGGIVADSDPDAEYEETLVKAKAMRECLQ encoded by the coding sequence ATGATGGATATTTTTCATGAGAGTCTGGATTTTTCCGGTCGGGGTTTTGAGGTCTTCAGCGCCTTCCGGGAAAAGCCGTATGTGTTTTTACTGGAGAGCAGTCTTGCGAGCGCTCCGTTGGGGCGGTTTTCCTTTATCGGATACGATCCGTATGATGTGTTCTCGGCCAGCGGGCCGCGGGCTTTCGAAAACCTGCGCCGCCGGTTTTTGAAGGCGGGGAAGACCGCTCCCTGTCGACTGACGCCGTTCCCGGCCGGGATGATGGGGTTTTTGAGCTATGACCTCGGGCTCCATTTTGAGGGGATCAAGCGGAGGACGCCGGACGACATCGGGACCCCGGAATGCCTGGCCGGATTTTATGACACGGTGATCACGGTGGATCACGTTTTGAAAAAACTCCACATCACCTCGACCGGCCTGCCTGAAAAATCCCGGGCCCTCCGACGCCAACGGGCCCTGGCGAGGATCCGGGCGGCCCGTCAGCGTTTGTCGGAAGGCGTGGCGGCAAGGTTTGATGCCGGACGCGCGCCTGCCGGGTCTTTTCGCAGTAATTTTACCAAAGACGGTTATCGCCGGGCCGTGCGCGCGGCCCTCGAACATATCCGCAGGGGAGATATTTATCAGGTCAACCTTTCACAGCGGTTCTGTTTCGAGGCCGGAAGGGGATCAGGGATCGGTCCGGTCCGCTTGTATGAATCGCTCCGGCGGCTTTCGCCGTCGAGTTTCGGGGGATATTTCGACGCCGGAGGATTTCAGATCGTCAGCAGTTCTCCGGAACGGTTCCTGTGCCTGCGGGGACGGAATGTCGAGACCCGTCCCATGAAAGGGACGCGGCCCCGGGGGGCGACATCAACCCAGGACAGGGAGAACCGGAGAGAACTGGTCCAAAGTCCCAAGGACAAAGCCGAGCTTTTGATGATCACGGATCTGGAGCGTAACGATCTTGGCCGGGTCTGCGAGTACGGTTCGGTGCGGGTCCGGCGGATGAGGACCCTGGAAAAATACAGGACGGTTTATCAGGCCACGTCAACCATTGAAGGAGCCCTTCGCAGGGACAGGGACGCTTTTGACCTTTTGAAGGCCTGTTTTCCCGGCGGGTCCATCACCGGCTGTCCCAAAATCCGGTCCATGGAAGTCATCGAGGAGCTGGAGCCGTCCCGCCGGTCGTTGTACACCGGGTCGTTGGGATACATCAGTTTGTCCGGCAATCTGGATTTCAATATTCTGATCCGGACCATGCTGGTGAAGGGGCGAAAGGTTTATTTTCACGCCGGCGGCGGGATCGTGGCGGACTCTGATCCGGACGCGGAATACGAGGAAACCCTGGTGAAGGCGAAGGCAATGCGAGAATGTTTGCAATAA
- a CDS encoding aminotransferase class IV, with protein MKRWIFIDGKFRQTEEGELRSLSPGHVKGDGVFETIRAVGGRVFFEEAHLGRLEKGLRVLRIPAVYPRAVLRALLRETVRRNPCSDGRARLMVWQEGSRRRVVVAAQPYRPFAKRIYQSGVSAVIFRAGARAREMFRSVKSVRYRPFLDFYQRARKKGYDEAVLTGPAGKIVEGSRSNIFWVNNGRLTTPSLKTGCLPGIIRGWVLATARKKRTPVREGTCGSADLAFADEAFLTNSLIGIMPLTSLNGRGIGSGRPGSVTLKLMREYNRTVR; from the coding sequence ATGAAACGGTGGATATTTATTGACGGGAAATTCAGGCAGACGGAGGAGGGGGAGCTCCGTTCGTTGTCCCCGGGCCATGTCAAAGGCGATGGGGTCTTTGAGACGATCCGGGCCGTCGGCGGTCGGGTTTTCTTTGAAGAGGCGCACCTCGGCCGGTTAGAGAAGGGGTTGCGGGTCCTGCGCATTCCCGCCGTTTATCCCCGGGCGGTCCTGCGGGCGTTGCTGCGGGAAACGGTCCGCCGGAATCCTTGTTCCGACGGGCGGGCCCGCCTGATGGTTTGGCAGGAGGGAAGCCGGAGGCGCGTCGTTGTGGCGGCCCAGCCTTATCGTCCGTTTGCGAAAAGAATTTACCAAAGCGGCGTGTCTGCAGTGATCTTTCGCGCCGGAGCGCGGGCTCGCGAGATGTTCCGGTCGGTCAAATCCGTCCGGTATCGTCCCTTCCTGGATTTTTATCAGCGCGCCCGCAAAAAGGGATACGATGAGGCGGTCCTGACCGGCCCCGCCGGAAAGATCGTGGAAGGCAGCCGCAGTAATATTTTTTGGGTGAACAACGGACGGCTAACCACGCCGTCCCTGAAGACAGGGTGCCTCCCCGGCATTATCCGCGGGTGGGTCCTGGCAACGGCCCGGAAGAAGCGGACCCCGGTCCGTGAGGGGACCTGCGGCAGCGCTGATCTGGCCTTTGCCGACGAAGCGTTCCTGACCAATTCGTTGATCGGCATCATGCCTTTGACATCTTTGAACGGCCGCGGCATCGGAAGCGGACGGCCGGGGAGCGTGACGTTAAAGTTGATGCGTGAATACAACAGAACAGTAAGATGA
- a CDS encoding acyltransferase: MIGQKKSKNYYPFMDTFRGISILWVIMHHVDHFFDMETILGPALFPVFHLFARVGFLGVDMFFVISGFLITGVLLDDLRDHVRVKRFYLRRFFKIGPQYFLAVVIGLAVSCWLTSSAPGGEKAGTAGLWGVLGYFVLLQNYMVQDQVLAHTWSLAIEEHFYLIYPLILAWVCRRAAGFEDRRRALICFLVIVIGLINLVKFIGIDKGLVPYLFDSAHAFQTTHYRIDALMFGCLLKYLEPWLSPPPGKRDTAGAVFFFAAGILLYAYLIWTGVMRFVWFTYMIAYLAPGAIFISALKGLSGQLDHPWLRWVGKSSYGTYLWHYIVAFPLLLLMPVRAFHHIGTVALYVILCLAVGTLSTRTWEKYFLRLRDRVVP; this comes from the coding sequence ATGATCGGGCAAAAAAAATCAAAAAACTATTATCCGTTCATGGACACCTTCCGGGGGATATCCATCCTCTGGGTGATCATGCACCATGTGGATCATTTTTTCGACATGGAGACGATCCTGGGGCCGGCCCTGTTCCCGGTCTTTCATCTTTTCGCCAGGGTGGGTTTTCTGGGCGTTGACATGTTCTTCGTGATCAGCGGGTTTCTGATCACCGGTGTCCTGCTCGACGATCTCCGGGATCATGTGCGCGTGAAGCGGTTTTACCTGCGGCGGTTTTTCAAGATCGGCCCGCAGTATTTCCTGGCGGTCGTGATCGGGCTGGCCGTGTCCTGCTGGCTGACCTCTTCCGCCCCCGGCGGGGAAAAGGCGGGCACGGCAGGATTGTGGGGAGTGCTGGGGTATTTTGTCCTGCTCCAGAATTACATGGTCCAGGACCAGGTGCTGGCGCACACGTGGTCGCTCGCGATCGAGGAGCATTTTTATCTGATCTATCCGCTGATCCTTGCCTGGGTCTGCCGCCGCGCCGCGGGGTTTGAAGACCGCCGCCGGGCCCTGATCTGTTTTCTGGTGATTGTGATCGGGCTGATCAACCTCGTGAAGTTTATCGGCATCGACAAGGGGCTGGTTCCTTACCTGTTCGACTCGGCGCACGCTTTTCAGACCACGCATTACCGCATTGACGCGCTGATGTTCGGCTGTCTTTTGAAATACCTCGAGCCCTGGCTGTCACCGCCTCCGGGGAAGAGAGATACCGCAGGGGCGGTCTTCTTTTTCGCCGCGGGCATCCTGTTGTACGCTTATTTGATCTGGACCGGTGTCATGCGGTTTGTCTGGTTCACCTACATGATCGCTTACCTGGCGCCCGGGGCGATTTTCATTTCCGCCCTCAAGGGGCTCAGCGGCCAGCTGGACCACCCCTGGCTGCGCTGGGTCGGGAAAAGTTCCTATGGGACGTATCTGTGGCATTATATCGTGGCTTTCCCGCTGTTGCTGCTGATGCCGGTCCGAGCGTTTCATCACATCGGGACCGTTGCTCTTTATGTCATCCTCTGCCTGGCCGTGGGGACACTGTCCACCCGGACCTGGGAGAAGTATTTTCTCCGTCTGAGGGACCGGGTCGTGCCATAA
- a CDS encoding Lrp/AsnC family transcriptional regulator: MDEILEILKKDARTSPEDIAKMLGKDVAGVKKAIKKFEDDGIIVQYTAIINQEQARENNIVRALIEVSVAPQKDAGFDDVAERIYSFPEVVSCYLVSGTYDLLVIVEGDNIQTVSHFIASKLSPLEHVRGTTTHFMLKKYKESGRTFKKSSKGKRPNISF, translated from the coding sequence ATGGATGAGATCCTGGAGATCCTTAAAAAAGACGCGCGCACCTCGCCCGAGGACATCGCCAAGATGCTGGGCAAAGACGTGGCCGGCGTCAAAAAGGCCATCAAGAAGTTTGAGGACGACGGGATCATCGTCCAGTATACGGCCATCATCAACCAGGAGCAGGCGCGCGAGAACAACATCGTCCGGGCGCTCATCGAGGTCAGCGTAGCCCCGCAGAAGGACGCCGGTTTCGACGACGTGGCGGAGCGGATCTACAGCTTCCCGGAGGTCGTCAGCTGTTACCTGGTGTCCGGGACGTATGACCTCCTCGTGATCGTGGAGGGGGACAATATCCAGACGGTGTCGCACTTCATCGCGTCCAAACTGTCCCCGCTGGAGCACGTCCGGGGCACGACCACCCACTTTATGCTGAAGAAATACAAGGAAAGCGGCCGCACGTTCAAAAAATCGTCCAAAGGCAAACGGCCGAATATTTCATTTTAG
- a CDS encoding aminotransferase class I/II-fold pyridoxal phosphate-dependent enzyme yields MDSRISKIVEKMAPSGIRAFFDLVLGMKDVISLGVGEPDFVTPWHIREKAITSFEQGYTSYTSNKGMIELRRAITRFLENRYGTGYDPEEECLITVGVSEGLDLAVRAILNPGEKVLIPEPCYVSYGPVVELACGQPVFLRTDLKNGFKLTPEQIDRACVKGVRALMINYPANPTGASYNRQELTAIARVAKKRGLIIITDEVYDELTYDFDHTPFASIPGMRDRVIYLNGFSKAYAMTGFRLGWACGPADIIAGMTKIHQYTMLCASITAQMAAVEALKNGARAVAEMKKEYNRRRRYIVAALNEIGLPCHMPEGAFYVFPSIRGTGQTSMEFAKGLLDKKKVALVPGVAFGPVGEGHVRISYASSFDNLKEAIARIKSYLKP; encoded by the coding sequence ATGGATTCCCGCATTTCAAAAATTGTTGAGAAAATGGCGCCGTCGGGCATCCGCGCCTTTTTTGATCTCGTCCTCGGCATGAAGGACGTCATCTCGCTGGGCGTGGGGGAGCCGGACTTTGTCACGCCCTGGCACATCCGCGAGAAAGCGATCACGTCCTTTGAGCAGGGCTATACCTCGTACACCTCCAACAAGGGCATGATCGAACTGCGCCGCGCCATCACCCGCTTTCTGGAGAACCGCTACGGCACCGGTTATGACCCGGAGGAAGAATGCCTTATCACCGTTGGGGTGAGCGAAGGGCTTGACCTGGCCGTCCGGGCGATCCTGAACCCCGGCGAAAAGGTCCTCATCCCCGAGCCGTGCTATGTCTCCTACGGCCCGGTGGTGGAGCTCGCCTGCGGCCAGCCGGTTTTCTTGAGGACGGACCTGAAAAACGGGTTCAAGCTCACTCCCGAACAGATCGACCGCGCCTGCGTCAAGGGCGTCCGGGCGCTCATGATCAATTATCCCGCCAACCCGACCGGCGCGTCTTACAACCGCCAGGAACTCACCGCCATCGCCCGGGTCGCCAAGAAACGGGGCCTGATCATCATCACGGACGAGGTTTACGACGAGCTGACGTATGATTTCGACCACACGCCGTTCGCTTCCATCCCCGGGATGAGGGACCGCGTCATCTATCTGAACGGTTTTTCCAAGGCCTATGCCATGACGGGCTTCCGGCTGGGGTGGGCCTGCGGGCCGGCCGACATCATCGCGGGCATGACCAAGATCCACCAGTACACGATGCTGTGCGCGTCCATCACCGCCCAGATGGCGGCGGTCGAAGCGCTCAAGAACGGGGCCCGGGCCGTGGCCGAGATGAAAAAGGAATATAACCGGCGGCGGCGTTATATCGTGGCCGCCCTGAACGAAATCGGCCTGCCCTGCCACATGCCGGAAGGGGCGTTCTACGTCTTTCCGTCGATCCGCGGCACGGGCCAGACGTCCATGGAGTTCGCGAAAGGCCTGCTGGACAAGAAGAAGGTGGCCCTTGTCCCGGGCGTCGCGTTCGGCCCGGTCGGAGAGGGGCACGTGCGGATCTCCTATGCTTCGAGCTTTGACAATCTCAAAGAAGCGATCGCCAGGATCAAGAGTTATCTGAAGCCCTGA
- a CDS encoding M48 family metallopeptidase produces MTTSDTVRQYHRARKMCAYAGWTLDTVVWLLMAGGFSLMVREGAAEFSSHQAVINAIYITVLAAGMSLLHFPLRFFLGFILEHSFRLSNQTFFGWWKDDLKQSALGFAVMLVLVEVLYAFLGRFPSTWWIWAAVFWLFVALFLARIFPQYIIPLFFKYSAVENTDLRARIRDLFTRCRVELKDVYLIDLSTKTKKANAFVCGLGKSRRVVLSDTLVANFTPAEIEAVVAHEIGHHKHKDILKILAFNTALTFLGFYLLDMLLRELLPRLGAQRLDDIAYFPVLALAANFYGLVTAPLANAFSRRIETRADRFSLELTRRTDDFISMMKKLGELNLADFEPSWFDVMMFYDHPPVGERIRFAQQFKMS; encoded by the coding sequence ATGACGACCTCCGACACAGTTCGACAGTATCACCGCGCGCGTAAAATGTGCGCCTATGCCGGCTGGACCCTGGATACCGTGGTGTGGCTGTTGATGGCGGGCGGATTTTCCCTGATGGTCCGCGAAGGGGCCGCCGAATTTTCCTCGCACCAGGCCGTCATCAACGCGATCTACATCACGGTCCTGGCGGCCGGGATGTCCCTCCTGCATTTTCCTCTCCGTTTTTTTCTCGGGTTTATCCTGGAGCACAGCTTCCGGCTTTCCAACCAGACCTTTTTCGGCTGGTGGAAAGACGACCTGAAGCAGTCCGCCTTGGGCTTTGCCGTGATGCTGGTCCTTGTGGAAGTCCTTTACGCGTTTTTGGGCCGCTTCCCGTCGACGTGGTGGATCTGGGCCGCGGTTTTCTGGCTTTTTGTGGCCCTGTTCCTGGCGCGGATATTTCCGCAGTATATCATTCCGCTTTTTTTCAAATATTCCGCTGTCGAGAACACGGACCTGCGCGCCAGGATCCGGGACCTGTTCACGCGCTGCCGGGTCGAGCTAAAGGACGTTTACCTGATCGATCTTTCGACCAAGACCAAGAAAGCCAACGCCTTTGTCTGCGGGCTGGGCAAAAGCCGCCGGGTGGTGTTGAGCGACACGCTGGTGGCGAATTTCACCCCCGCCGAGATCGAGGCGGTTGTGGCCCATGAGATCGGGCACCATAAGCACAAGGACATCCTGAAGATCCTGGCGTTCAACACCGCACTGACGTTTCTGGGTTTTTATCTTTTGGACATGTTATTGCGGGAGCTGCTGCCCCGCCTGGGGGCGCAGCGGCTGGACGACATCGCGTATTTCCCGGTTCTGGCGCTGGCCGCCAATTTCTACGGACTCGTCACGGCGCCCCTGGCCAACGCCTTCAGCCGGCGGATCGAGACGCGGGCCGACCGGTTCAGCCTCGAGCTCACGCGCCGGACGGACGATTTTATTTCCATGATGAAAAAGCTCGGAGAATTGAACCTGGCGGATTTTGAGCCGTCGTGGTTCGATGTCATGATGTTTTACGATCATCCTCCCGTGGGGGAGAGGATCCGGTTCGCGCAGCAATTCAAAATGTCTTAG